Proteins encoded within one genomic window of Xylophilus sp. GOD-11R:
- a CDS encoding SPOR domain-containing protein gives MALFNLRWPGRAPQDDGKRGARQRRAVSTESVDALRRRARHRLIGAAVMLVAGVVGFPLLFDTQQRPIPVDIPIAIPSQGPVASAPSVPAASPAAPAAAPSSTPAPAASQAASSASSRPSAAESLDRGEEIVARSAPEFEKKPAATTPIPLRPPTKTTEQKPETHREPVVTAKPVTPAAVARDDDAARARALLEGKPTAAPAAAATVATAPSTPPAGAEAGRFVVQVGAFGDAAKAQEARAKLTRGGLKTYVQSVDTKDGKRIRVRVGPFANKAEADRAAARVKGLDLPASILTL, from the coding sequence ATGGCTTTATTCAATCTCCGCTGGCCCGGCCGCGCCCCGCAGGACGACGGCAAGCGCGGCGCCCGGCAGCGCCGTGCCGTGTCCACCGAAAGCGTCGACGCGCTGCGCAGGCGTGCACGCCACCGGCTGATCGGTGCGGCCGTCATGCTGGTCGCGGGCGTGGTCGGTTTTCCGCTGCTCTTCGACACCCAGCAGCGTCCCATTCCGGTCGACATACCGATCGCCATCCCGAGCCAGGGTCCGGTCGCGTCCGCGCCTTCCGTGCCGGCCGCTTCGCCGGCCGCACCGGCTGCTGCTCCCTCGTCCACTCCTGCCCCTGCTGCATCGCAGGCGGCTTCTTCCGCATCGAGCCGGCCCAGCGCCGCCGAATCGCTGGACCGAGGCGAGGAAATCGTGGCCCGCAGCGCGCCAGAGTTTGAGAAGAAGCCAGCCGCAACAACGCCGATTCCCTTGCGTCCACCCACGAAGACGACAGAACAAAAGCCCGAAACCCACCGTGAGCCCGTGGTCACCGCCAAGCCGGTCACCCCCGCCGCCGTGGCGCGCGACGACGATGCCGCCCGCGCCCGCGCGCTGCTCGAAGGCAAGCCGACCGCTGCCCCGGCAGCCGCCGCGACCGTCGCTACGGCGCCTTCGACGCCGCCGGCCGGCGCCGAAGCCGGCCGTTTCGTGGTGCAGGTCGGCGCGTTCGGCGACGCGGCCAAGGCGCAGGAGGCTCGTGCCAAGCTGACCCGTGGCGGATTGAAGACCTATGTGCAGTCGGTGGACACCAAGGACGGCAAGCGCATCCGCGTGCGGGTGGGACCTTTCGCCAACAAGGCCGAAGCCGATCGCGCAGCTGCGCGGGTAAAGGGCCTGGATTTGCCCGCCAGCATCCTTACCTTGTGA
- the gltX gene encoding glutamate--tRNA ligase: MTTRTRFAPSPTGFIHLGNIRSALYPWAFARSTGGAFILRVEDTDVERSTQASVDVILEGMEWLGLDYDEGPFYQMQRMERYKAVLAELQAAGHVYPCYMSVAELDALRERQMAAKEKPRYDGTWRPAPGKTLPAIPAGVEPVLRFMNPQDGSVAWDDKVKGRIEISNAELDDLVIARPDGTPTYNFCVVVDDIDMGMTHVIRGDDHINNTPRQINIFRALGAEPPVYAHLPTVLNEQGEKMSKRNGAKPVTAYRDEGYLPDAMVNYLARLGWSHGDDEIFSREQFLQWFDLDHLGRSAAQFDEAKLRWVNAQHLKAMADESLAALVAEQLLKRGVSADDRLARICGLFKDRCDTTVALADWAERFFVENVQASPEEHAQHIVPAIYPALDTLAGKLADADWSKSSIAAAIKETLAAHGLKMPQLAMPVRVLVMGTAHTPSVDAVIELLDRKLFLTRLEKR; the protein is encoded by the coding sequence ATGACCACCCGTACCCGTTTCGCACCTTCGCCCACCGGCTTCATCCACCTCGGCAACATCCGATCCGCGCTCTACCCGTGGGCCTTCGCCCGCTCGACCGGCGGGGCCTTCATCCTGCGCGTGGAAGACACCGACGTGGAGCGTTCCACCCAGGCGTCGGTCGATGTGATCCTGGAAGGCATGGAGTGGCTCGGACTCGACTACGACGAAGGTCCGTTCTATCAGATGCAGCGCATGGAGCGCTACAAGGCGGTGCTGGCCGAGCTGCAGGCCGCCGGCCACGTCTACCCTTGCTACATGTCCGTGGCCGAACTCGACGCCCTGCGTGAGCGGCAGATGGCGGCCAAGGAAAAGCCGCGTTACGACGGCACTTGGCGGCCAGCGCCGGGCAAGACGCTGCCGGCGATTCCGGCAGGCGTCGAGCCGGTGCTGAGGTTCATGAATCCACAGGACGGCTCGGTTGCCTGGGACGACAAGGTGAAGGGCCGCATCGAGATTTCCAACGCCGAGCTCGACGACCTGGTGATCGCGCGACCCGACGGTACGCCTACGTACAACTTCTGCGTGGTGGTCGACGACATCGACATGGGCATGACGCACGTCATCCGCGGCGATGACCACATCAACAACACGCCGCGCCAGATCAACATCTTCCGCGCGCTGGGCGCCGAGCCGCCGGTCTACGCGCATCTGCCCACCGTGCTCAACGAGCAGGGCGAGAAGATGAGCAAGCGCAACGGCGCCAAGCCCGTTACCGCGTACCGCGACGAAGGCTATCTGCCGGACGCCATGGTCAACTACCTGGCCCGCCTGGGCTGGAGCCACGGCGACGACGAGATCTTCAGCCGTGAGCAGTTTCTGCAGTGGTTCGATCTCGACCACCTGGGCCGCAGCGCGGCGCAGTTCGACGAGGCCAAGCTTCGCTGGGTCAATGCGCAGCATCTCAAGGCGATGGCCGACGAAAGCCTGGCGGCGCTGGTCGCCGAGCAACTGCTCAAGCGCGGTGTGTCGGCAGACGACCGACTGGCCCGCATATGCGGTCTCTTCAAGGATCGGTGCGACACCACCGTGGCCCTGGCCGATTGGGCCGAGCGTTTTTTCGTGGAGAACGTGCAGGCCTCGCCCGAAGAGCATGCCCAGCACATCGTGCCGGCGATCTACCCGGCACTCGACACCTTGGCCGGCAAGCTCGCAGATGCCGATTGGAGCAAGTCTTCCATTGCTGCGGCAATCAAGGAAACGCTGGCTGCCCATGGGTTGAAGATGCCGCAACTGGCGATGCCCGTGCGCGTTCTGGTGATGGGTACGGCGCACACGCCGTCGGTCGATGCCGTCATCGAACTGCTCGATCGAAAATTATTTTTGACGCGTTTGGAAAAACGCTGA
- a CDS encoding RNA polymerase sigma factor, with product MPIDQNDQRLMDLMANIAAQDASSAGALKQLYDLTSSRMFGLALRVTGNREWAEDALQEAYLNIWRIAGDYRASISPPMAWMGVIVRSRSLDFLRRRNSERADSAVELDDYLQDTIAGEGNDPLDMAEASQQAVALRQCLSRLEARQREVVSLAYLRELSHSELAEQLKLPLGTVKTWIRRGLTQLRDCLGRLAS from the coding sequence ATGCCGATCGACCAGAACGACCAACGCCTCATGGACCTGATGGCCAACATCGCAGCACAAGACGCCTCGTCGGCAGGAGCGCTCAAGCAGCTCTACGACCTCACGTCGTCACGCATGTTCGGCCTGGCCTTGCGCGTGACCGGCAACCGCGAGTGGGCCGAGGACGCGTTGCAGGAGGCCTACCTGAACATCTGGCGGATCGCCGGCGACTACCGCGCCAGCATCAGCCCGCCGATGGCCTGGATGGGCGTGATCGTGCGCAGCCGCTCGCTGGACTTTCTGCGCCGCCGCAACAGCGAACGCGCCGATTCGGCCGTCGAGCTCGACGATTACCTGCAGGACACCATCGCCGGCGAGGGCAACGACCCGCTCGACATGGCCGAGGCCAGCCAACAGGCGGTGGCGCTGAGGCAGTGCCTGTCGCGGCTGGAAGCCCGGCAGCGCGAAGTGGTCAGCCTGGCCTATCTGCGCGAGCTCAGTCACAGCGAGCTCGCCGAGCAGTTGAAGCTGCCGCTGGGCACGGTCAAGACCTGGATCCGGCGCGGGCTCACCCAATTGCGCGACTGCCTGGGGAGGTTGGCGTCATGA
- the argG gene encoding argininosuccinate synthase has product MATILQHVPTGQKVGIAFSGGLDTSAALLWMKQKGALPYAYTANLGQPDEPDYDEIPRKAMQYGAELARLIDCRQQLATEGIAALQAGAFHISTAGITYFNTTPLGRAVTGTMLVAAMKEDDVNIWGDGSTFKGNDIERFYRYGLLANPSLKIYKPWLDQLFIDELGGRSEMSAFMTANGFGYKMSAEKAYSTDSNMLGATHEAKDLESLGSGIRIVNPIMGVAFWKDEVAVKAEEVTVRFEEGRPVALNGQEYPDLVELIMEANRIGGRHGLGMSDQIENRIIEAKSRGIYEAPGLALLFIAYERLVTGIHNEDTIEQYRENGRKLGRLLYQGRWFDPQAIMLREAAQRWVARAVTGEVTVELRRGNDYSLLDTRSPNLTYAPERLSMEKVEDAPFSPADRIGQLTMRNLDIVDTREKLAIYSQAGLLSQGGTSMPKLQGNKD; this is encoded by the coding sequence ATGGCCACCATCCTCCAGCACGTTCCCACCGGCCAGAAGGTCGGCATCGCCTTCTCGGGCGGCCTCGACACCAGCGCAGCCCTGCTCTGGATGAAGCAGAAGGGCGCCCTGCCCTACGCCTACACCGCCAACCTCGGCCAGCCCGACGAGCCCGACTACGACGAGATCCCGCGCAAGGCGATGCAGTACGGCGCCGAGCTCGCCCGCCTGATCGACTGCCGCCAGCAGCTCGCCACCGAAGGCATCGCCGCCCTGCAGGCCGGCGCCTTCCACATCTCCACGGCCGGCATCACCTACTTCAACACCACGCCGCTGGGCCGCGCGGTCACCGGCACCATGCTGGTGGCGGCCATGAAGGAAGACGACGTCAACATCTGGGGCGACGGCAGCACCTTCAAGGGCAACGACATCGAGCGCTTTTACCGCTACGGCCTGCTCGCCAACCCGTCGCTCAAGATCTACAAGCCCTGGCTCGACCAGCTGTTCATCGACGAGCTCGGCGGCCGCTCCGAAATGTCGGCCTTCATGACGGCCAACGGATTCGGCTACAAGATGTCGGCCGAAAAGGCCTACTCCACCGACTCCAACATGCTCGGCGCGACGCACGAGGCCAAGGACCTGGAAAGCCTGGGCAGCGGCATCCGCATCGTCAATCCGATCATGGGCGTGGCGTTCTGGAAAGATGAAGTCGCGGTCAAGGCCGAAGAGGTCACCGTGCGGTTCGAGGAAGGCCGCCCGGTCGCCCTCAACGGCCAGGAATACCCGGACCTGGTCGAGCTGATCATGGAAGCCAATCGCATCGGCGGCCGCCACGGCCTGGGCATGAGCGACCAGATCGAGAACCGCATCATCGAAGCCAAAAGCCGCGGCATCTACGAGGCTCCCGGCCTGGCGCTGCTGTTCATCGCCTACGAGCGCCTGGTGACCGGCATCCACAACGAGGACACCATCGAGCAGTACCGCGAAAACGGCCGCAAGCTCGGCCGCCTGCTCTACCAGGGCCGCTGGTTCGATCCGCAGGCGATCATGCTGCGCGAGGCCGCCCAGCGCTGGGTGGCGCGCGCGGTCACCGGCGAAGTCACGGTCGAACTGCGCCGCGGCAACGATTATTCGCTGCTCGACACCCGCTCGCCCAACCTCACCTATGCGCCGGAACGCCTGAGCATGGAAAAGGTGGAAGACGCGCCCTTCTCGCCGGCCGACCGCATCGGTCAGCTGACCATGCGCAACCTCGACATTGTCGATACTCGCGAGAAGCTGGCCATTTACTCCCAGGCCGGCCTGCTGTCGCAAGGCGGCACCTCCATGCCCAAGCTGCAGGGCAACAAGGACTGA
- a CDS encoding CvpA family protein yields MTAVDWVLATLLAASLLIGLWRGLVFEVLSLLGWVIAFCAAQLFALDVGRLLPMGDTGDTARYAAGFVILFIAVAFGCGLVASLLRKLVGSIGLGPVDRALGGIFGLVRGLLVLLAVAVVVETTSLHEQDGWRTSQAAPLLREALVAVKPVLPQAFGQFFP; encoded by the coding sequence GTGACGGCGGTCGATTGGGTGCTGGCCACGTTGCTGGCGGCTTCCTTGCTGATCGGGTTGTGGCGAGGCCTCGTGTTCGAGGTGCTGTCGCTGCTGGGCTGGGTCATCGCGTTCTGCGCGGCGCAGTTGTTCGCGCTGGACGTCGGCCGGCTGCTGCCCATGGGCGACACCGGGGACACGGCGCGGTATGCGGCGGGGTTCGTGATTCTTTTCATCGCGGTGGCATTCGGCTGCGGGCTGGTGGCATCGCTGTTGCGCAAGCTGGTCGGCAGCATCGGGCTCGGCCCGGTCGATCGGGCGCTGGGCGGCATCTTCGGCCTGGTGCGCGGTCTGCTGGTGCTTCTGGCAGTGGCGGTGGTGGTGGAGACGACGTCGCTGCACGAGCAGGACGGTTGGCGCACGTCGCAGGCGGCGCCCTTGTTGCGGGAAGCACTGGTGGCGGTGAAGCCAGTGCTGCCGCAGGCATTCGGTCAATTTTTTCCCTGA
- a CDS encoding ROK family protein produces MRLTPPRSRTRPSTDSQKNDELWHGRLELPATTITSYSLEVEDPSRGGHLGDRVRQAAFHDLLQAWRARFKDMGADPFARSGRKGPSLQQLDDELARGGPGAAVLRAAVEDYAIQFVDVVRRLLRQKGWRGMERIVIGGGFQQSDVGRLAVGRAGELLARDRVGVYLRTLHHDPDEGGLVGWVQVIPSAWLQGRDALLAVDIGGTNVRCGIVRAHRRLAPDFSAAEVVESDKWAHAHDADVTRREDLVDGIAEMLGRLIAIARRRRIALAPFVGVSCPGLVCPDGSIAGGAQNLPGNWESQHFHMPSRLESRLPAWRGESFKVLMHNDAVVQGLSELPYMTDVRRWAVLTIGTGLGNASFANR; encoded by the coding sequence ATGCGACTGACCCCACCGAGATCCCGAACGCGCCCCTCCACCGATTCACAGAAGAACGATGAACTCTGGCACGGCCGGCTGGAGCTCCCCGCCACCACGATCACCAGCTACAGCCTCGAAGTCGAGGATCCGTCCAGGGGCGGGCATCTGGGCGATCGCGTGCGGCAAGCGGCTTTTCACGATCTTCTTCAGGCCTGGCGGGCGCGGTTCAAGGACATGGGGGCCGACCCGTTCGCGCGCTCGGGGCGCAAGGGCCCGAGCCTGCAGCAGCTCGATGACGAACTGGCGCGCGGTGGACCGGGTGCTGCCGTTCTGAGGGCGGCCGTCGAGGACTACGCCATCCAATTCGTCGACGTCGTGCGTCGACTGTTGCGCCAGAAGGGCTGGCGTGGGATGGAAAGAATCGTGATCGGCGGCGGCTTCCAGCAGAGCGATGTCGGCCGCCTCGCCGTCGGGCGCGCGGGTGAATTGCTGGCGCGCGACAGGGTGGGCGTCTATCTGCGCACGCTGCACCACGACCCGGACGAGGGTGGGCTGGTCGGATGGGTGCAGGTCATTCCGAGCGCGTGGCTGCAGGGGCGCGATGCGCTGCTGGCCGTGGATATCGGCGGCACCAACGTCCGCTGCGGCATCGTGCGGGCGCATCGACGCCTGGCGCCGGACTTTTCGGCGGCGGAGGTGGTGGAAAGCGACAAATGGGCGCATGCCCACGACGCGGATGTGACCCGACGTGAAGACCTCGTCGACGGCATCGCCGAGATGCTGGGACGGCTGATCGCCATCGCCCGAAGAAGGCGCATCGCGTTGGCGCCCTTCGTGGGTGTGTCGTGCCCGGGGCTGGTCTGCCCCGATGGCAGCATCGCGGGCGGCGCTCAGAATCTGCCCGGCAATTGGGAAAGCCAGCACTTCCACATGCCGAGCCGGCTGGAGTCGCGCTTGCCGGCCTGGCGGGGCGAGTCGTTCAAGGTGCTGATGCACAACGACGCGGTGGTGCAGGGGCTCTCCGAACTGCCCTACATGACCGACGTGCGCCGCTGGGCGGTGCTGACCATCGGCACCGGCCTGGGCAACGCGAGCTTCGCCAACCGATAG
- the purF gene encoding amidophosphoribosyltransferase, with protein sequence MCGIVGVVSSAPVNQLIYDALLLLQHRGQDAAGIVTQLERKFFMHKAKGMVRDVFRTRNMRGLPGTIGLGQVRYPTAGNAYSEEEAQPFYVNAPFGLVLVHNGNLTNAKELRSELFLTDHRHTNTESDSEVLLNVFAHELERATRGVPLQSEEVFAAVRAVHKRVKGSYAVVSMIAGHGLLAFRDPHGIRPLCLGRAKDGSVMVASESVALEGSGFVFERNVEPGEAVFIDVRGELHSRQCADNPKLHPCIFEFVYLARPDSVLDNVSVYQARLNLGEALAKRVVSTVPPSEIDVVIPIPESSRPSATQLAHLLGIPYREGFVKNRYVGRTFIMPGQGVRKKSVRQKLNVIGSEFKGRNVLLVDDSIVRGTTSREIVQMARDAGANKVYLASAAPPVRYPNVYGIDMPTSTELVAANRTIEEVRQVIGCDALIYQDVEAMKRAVGSLNPKLDGFDASCFDGIYVTGDINADDIVKINEARIGQEEPFGDEDNSRLALPNTQGA encoded by the coding sequence ATGTGTGGAATCGTCGGCGTTGTCAGCAGCGCCCCCGTCAACCAGCTCATCTATGACGCGCTGTTGCTGCTGCAGCACCGTGGCCAGGACGCCGCCGGCATCGTCACCCAGCTCGAACGCAAGTTCTTCATGCACAAGGCCAAGGGCATGGTGCGCGACGTGTTCCGCACCCGCAACATGCGTGGCCTGCCCGGCACGATCGGCCTGGGGCAGGTGCGCTACCCGACGGCGGGCAACGCTTACAGCGAAGAAGAGGCACAACCGTTCTACGTGAACGCGCCTTTCGGACTGGTGCTGGTGCACAACGGCAACCTGACCAACGCCAAGGAACTGCGCAGCGAGCTGTTCCTGACCGACCACCGCCACACCAATACCGAGAGCGACTCCGAAGTGCTGCTCAACGTCTTCGCGCACGAGCTCGAACGCGCGACGCGTGGGGTGCCGCTGCAGTCCGAAGAAGTGTTCGCGGCAGTGCGCGCGGTGCACAAGCGGGTCAAGGGCTCGTACGCGGTGGTCTCGATGATCGCCGGCCACGGCCTGTTGGCCTTCCGCGATCCGCACGGCATCCGGCCGCTGTGCCTGGGCCGCGCCAAGGACGGCTCGGTGATGGTGGCAAGCGAATCGGTCGCGCTGGAAGGCTCGGGTTTCGTCTTCGAGCGCAATGTGGAGCCGGGTGAGGCGGTGTTCATCGACGTGCGCGGCGAACTGCATTCGCGCCAGTGCGCCGACAACCCCAAGCTGCACCCGTGCATCTTCGAGTTCGTCTACCTGGCCCGCCCCGACTCGGTACTCGACAACGTCTCGGTCTACCAGGCGCGCCTGAACCTGGGCGAGGCGTTGGCCAAGCGCGTGGTCTCAACCGTTCCACCCAGCGAGATCGACGTCGTCATTCCGATTCCCGAATCGAGCCGTCCCAGCGCGACCCAACTGGCGCACCTGCTGGGCATTCCGTACCGCGAGGGCTTCGTCAAGAACCGCTATGTCGGCCGCACCTTCATCATGCCGGGGCAGGGCGTTCGCAAGAAGTCGGTACGCCAGAAGCTCAACGTGATCGGCAGCGAGTTCAAAGGCCGCAACGTACTGCTGGTCGACGACTCCATCGTGCGCGGCACCACCAGCCGCGAAATCGTGCAGATGGCCCGCGACGCCGGCGCCAACAAGGTCTATCTGGCCAGCGCCGCGCCGCCGGTGCGCTATCCCAACGTGTACGGCATCGACATGCCCACCAGCACCGAGCTGGTGGCGGCGAACCGCACGATCGAGGAAGTACGCCAAGTCATTGGCTGCGACGCTCTCATCTACCAGGACGTGGAAGCCATGAAGCGCGCCGTTGGCTCGCTCAACCCCAAGCTCGACGGCTTCGATGCATCCTGCTTCGACGGCATCTACGTCACCGGCGACATCAACGCCGACGACATCGTCAAGATCAACGAAGCCCGCATCGGTCAGGAAGAGCCCTTCGGCGACGAGGACAACTCCCGCCTGGCCCTGCCCAACACCCAGGGCGCCTGA
- a CDS encoding anti-sigma factor domain-containing protein, whose product MNLLRHPELLDQIAAAHALGTLRGGARRRFEGMARENPAVRSRALLWQETFAAFTELQPEHLPSPLVWQRIENLLPTLRRPAAAPMPVQGDLLSGLRRALGWWRGAALAGGLAAAVAVVAGIRLDQQLGQQYMALSEAKQQGAQLTAQLAAQPRIEYVAVLQDDKQAGSVLVTFDPAKRVLTLKRVGDYQVGDDKSLELWALPPGQAPRSLGVMGQGATARLTAAEAEVAPSPALAISLEPRGGAPRGGGPTGPIVFKGALLKTDT is encoded by the coding sequence ATGAATCTGCTTCGACATCCGGAATTGCTCGATCAGATCGCCGCTGCTCATGCGCTGGGCACGCTGCGTGGCGGCGCCCGGCGGCGCTTCGAAGGCATGGCGCGCGAGAACCCGGCGGTGCGGTCACGGGCCTTGCTGTGGCAGGAGACGTTCGCAGCCTTCACCGAATTGCAGCCCGAGCACCTGCCAAGCCCGCTGGTGTGGCAGCGCATCGAGAATCTGTTGCCGACGCTGCGGCGTCCGGCTGCCGCACCGATGCCGGTCCAGGGCGATCTGCTGTCGGGACTGCGCCGTGCATTGGGCTGGTGGCGTGGCGCGGCGCTCGCCGGCGGCCTGGCGGCGGCGGTCGCGGTGGTGGCGGGCATCCGGCTCGACCAGCAGCTTGGTCAGCAGTACATGGCTCTGTCCGAAGCGAAGCAGCAGGGCGCGCAGCTCACGGCGCAACTGGCGGCCCAACCGCGCATCGAATACGTGGCCGTGCTGCAGGACGACAAGCAGGCCGGATCGGTGCTGGTCACGTTCGATCCGGCCAAACGGGTGCTGACGCTCAAGCGGGTCGGCGACTACCAGGTCGGCGATGACAAGTCGCTCGAACTCTGGGCGCTGCCACCTGGGCAGGCGCCGCGTTCGCTGGGTGTGATGGGGCAGGGAGCGACCGCGCGTCTGACTGCGGCCGAGGCCGAAGTGGCGCCATCGCCGGCGCTCGCGATCAGCCTGGAGCCGCGAGGCGGCGCGCCCCGTGGCGGCGGGCCAACCGGGCCCATCGTGTTCAAGGGCGCCTTGCTCAAGACCGATACCTGA
- a CDS encoding ArsC/Spx/MgsR family protein — protein sequence MTTIFGIPNCDTVKKARQWLANQGHEARFHDFRKDGLEAAQFGRWYATLGDNLINRRGTTWRGLGADVQASAAQAAGATALAQAHPAVIKRPVVEWPDGSVTVGFDATEWLQRLG from the coding sequence ATGACGACGATTTTTGGCATTCCCAACTGCGATACGGTCAAGAAGGCGCGCCAGTGGCTCGCCAATCAGGGTCACGAGGCCCGATTCCACGATTTTCGCAAAGACGGACTGGAAGCCGCGCAATTCGGCCGCTGGTACGCCACGCTGGGCGACAACCTGATCAACCGGCGTGGCACCACCTGGCGCGGGCTCGGAGCAGACGTACAGGCTTCCGCCGCACAGGCCGCGGGCGCTACGGCGCTGGCGCAGGCCCATCCGGCGGTCATCAAGCGCCCGGTCGTCGAATGGCCGGACGGATCGGTCACCGTCGGTTTCGACGCGACCGAATGGTTACAACGGCTAGGTTGA
- a CDS encoding FlxA-like family protein, which produces MQISSSSSTSSAVSASSSTTSNSASNASDIAKLQAQLKELTAQLKEAASDSTLSAEAKQQKQQLLQAQIEAIQAQIAALQAKSAQEAQQKAEAKKQAEGPAPSTVRKPEDSSLGNNLDVYA; this is translated from the coding sequence ATGCAAATCTCTTCATCCTCGTCGACCTCGTCCGCTGTCTCCGCCAGTTCTTCCACCACGTCGAACAGCGCCAGCAACGCATCGGACATCGCCAAGCTGCAGGCGCAGCTCAAGGAACTGACCGCCCAGCTCAAGGAAGCGGCCAGCGACAGCACCTTGAGCGCCGAAGCCAAGCAACAGAAGCAGCAGTTGCTGCAGGCGCAGATCGAGGCGATCCAGGCGCAGATCGCCGCCCTGCAGGCCAAGTCCGCGCAGGAAGCCCAGCAGAAGGCCGAAGCGAAGAAGCAGGCCGAAGGCCCGGCCCCGTCCACGGTACGCAAGCCCGAGGACAGCAGCCTGGGCAACAACCTAGACGTCTACGCCTGA
- the folC gene encoding bifunctional tetrahydrofolate synthase/dihydrofolate synthase, with protein sequence MKTLADWLAHCERLHPKTIALGLDRVRELVQRLDLRFDCTVVTVAGTNGKGSTCAMLESIALQAGWRTGVYTSPHLVHFEERCRIGGDIVSADGLLPHFEAVEEARTRGDNVVELTYFEFTTLAILRLLAGSGLDLVVLEVGLGGRLDATNVIDTDCAIITSIDIDHAEFLGNTRDAIGREKAGVMRPGRPAIVSDPAPPASVIEHATSIGADLWLSGRDFNVSGDRQQWNWAGRGRRYASLAYPALRGANQLVNAAGVLAAFEALRDRLPITAQAVRVGLARAELPGRFQIIPGQPTLILDVAHNPHAIAALAENLDAMGFHPVTHAVFGAMADKDLSPMLARIGKLVDRWYFCDLPTPRAETAAHLSAKWNALQMAAGGRREVPAVSYASPQRALDAAVAAADPADRIVVFGSFFTVGGVLQNGVPRLNAKHV encoded by the coding sequence ATGAAAACACTTGCCGACTGGCTGGCGCACTGCGAGCGCCTGCATCCGAAAACCATCGCCCTCGGCCTCGACCGGGTTCGTGAGCTCGTCCAGCGCCTGGATCTGCGGTTCGACTGCACCGTCGTCACCGTCGCCGGCACCAACGGCAAGGGTTCCACCTGCGCGATGCTGGAATCCATCGCCCTGCAGGCCGGATGGCGCACCGGGGTTTACACGTCGCCGCACCTGGTGCATTTCGAGGAACGTTGCCGCATCGGCGGCGATATCGTCTCGGCCGATGGGCTTCTGCCGCATTTCGAGGCGGTGGAAGAGGCGCGCACGCGTGGCGACAACGTGGTGGAGCTGACCTATTTCGAGTTCACCACGCTGGCCATCCTGCGGCTGCTGGCCGGATCCGGGCTTGACCTGGTCGTGCTGGAAGTGGGCCTCGGCGGACGCCTGGACGCCACCAACGTGATCGACACCGATTGCGCCATCATCACCAGCATCGACATCGATCACGCTGAATTCCTGGGGAACACCCGCGACGCGATCGGCCGCGAAAAAGCCGGCGTGATGCGACCCGGCCGGCCGGCGATCGTGAGCGACCCGGCGCCGCCGGCGAGCGTGATCGAACACGCCACCAGCATCGGCGCCGACCTGTGGCTGTCTGGGCGCGATTTCAATGTTTCCGGCGACCGGCAGCAATGGAACTGGGCCGGGCGCGGTCGCCGCTACGCCAGCCTGGCTTATCCTGCACTTCGTGGGGCCAACCAGCTCGTCAACGCCGCCGGCGTGCTGGCCGCGTTCGAAGCCTTGCGCGACCGCCTGCCGATCACCGCGCAGGCCGTGCGGGTCGGCCTGGCGCGAGCCGAACTTCCGGGGCGCTTCCAAATAATTCCTGGCCAGCCGACGCTCATCCTCGATGTTGCGCACAACCCACATGCGATTGCCGCGTTGGCTGAAAACCTCGACGCCATGGGGTTCCATCCGGTCACCCACGCGGTGTTCGGCGCCATGGCCGACAAGGACCTGTCTCCGATGCTCGCGCGCATCGGCAAGCTGGTGGATCGCTGGTATTTCTGCGACCTGCCGACCCCCCGGGCGGAAACTGCAGCGCACCTGAGTGCCAAGTGGAACGCGCTGCAGATGGCCGCCGGTGGTCGCCGCGAAGTGCCGGCCGTGTCGTATGCATCTCCCCAACGGGCACTGGACGCAGCGGTGGCCGCGGCGGACCCGGCGGATAGAATCGTGGTCTTCGGATCGTTCTTTACCGTCGGTGGCGTGCTGCAGAACGGCGTGCCTCGCCTGAACGCGAAGCACGTCTAG
- a CDS encoding pyrimidine/purine nucleoside phosphorylase, which yields MTTEKIDGVSVSTKASVYFDGKCVSHAVVLADGTKKSVGVILPATLTFHTGAPEKMECVAGACEYKLDGTSEWVRSGPGDTFSIPGDSKFDIRVVEAYHYICHFG from the coding sequence ATGACCACCGAAAAAATCGACGGCGTTTCCGTCAGCACCAAGGCCAGCGTCTATTTCGACGGCAAATGCGTCAGCCACGCCGTGGTGCTGGCCGACGGCACGAAGAAGTCGGTCGGCGTGATCCTGCCCGCCACGCTCACCTTCCATACCGGCGCACCGGAAAAGATGGAATGCGTCGCCGGCGCCTGCGAATACAAGCTCGACGGCACCAGCGAGTGGGTCCGCTCCGGCCCTGGCGACACCTTTTCCATTCCTGGCGACTCGAAGTTCGACATTCGCGTCGTCGAGGCCTATCACTACATCTGCCACTTCGGCTGA